AGCACAATACACATCGCTGCACTCCTCTCGTCATCTCTTACCGCCAGTGCTACAAATTCTTCACTCTAAATTTCGCGATTACCACTAGCTAtgataaaaaaaaaactttccGTACATTTTCCagaaagaagagaagggagagggacGAGTGAGGAGAACAGAACAAATAGAAAACACATCGGTGTTACAAAAGGTTTGGAGGCAACTAGGCCGATGTGCATGGCACGTCTTCACGGCTCCCAGCGGCAGAGTCTGGACCAGTAGTTGGCTTCACTTCAGGAGGCGGCGGCTTGGACGGCCTGTTGGGCTTGATCTCTTCAACCTTCTCTGTTGGGATCTCAAACTGCAATGCGATGACACCAAATGAATGTTATGTTTCTGATGGACAGGTTAAACATACATAATAGCTATCCATACAGAAATTAAACCAAGAAGCAGCGAACATAAGGGATACGGTGATGTATGTATGTACCCTACCCTGTATCCACAACCAGACACGCAAGCATTGAAGCACTCCTGCAGGCAAGATTGAAGTTGTCAGAAAGACCAGCTAGAAATACAAACATTATTGCTCCTAGTGCTTGTGTCTGTCTAGCATAACAAAGTTATATGCTTCATATTATATTAAAAAAATGCCTTTGGTGCCCAGCTTCCTATGCATATCAAACAACAATTTGATATCAAAAGTGAACTGTTTTAGGCTAAGGGGTGCATAAAGTAGTTCAAAAATGGCATCATGTATATTTCTTCCTAACCATGCATTTGTCTGAACTTTTTTCTTTAATTGCAAGATAAAGAGAACAAATAAAAAATTGGAAATGTAGTAGAAGGGTGACAATAACTAGAATGGATGGTAAAATAAATGTTTGACTTTATTACTTCTACATTATGTAGCAACCAGATCAAACCAGTAAGGCGGTAAAATGAAGTTCTCACCAAAGAGTAACTATCCTGCCCTGGAGATCGATCAATGTAAGCACTCCACTGGCGATCTTCTAACACTGGATCCTTGTAGCAGATTTCAGTACATTTTCCTATGCCTGAGGATTTTACAGCGAGTTATCTTGCACGCTGCAAATACAGTGTTGAGAAGACACAACAATAGGCTACTATATGAGTCGATACAGGAAGAATTTTGCTCTCCTGAACCACAACACCTTGATTTGGTGACAGGAATAAAACTCTTCAAGATGCCAAAAACATGGACGCTGAAACCACACTGCTGAGAAGAAACAGCACTATCCTACTTTATAGTCCTCTATGAGTCGACACGGGCAGAATTTCCCCGTCCTGAATGACATCTTGATTTGGTGACAGAAATCAAACTCTTTAGAACAGTAAATTTGTTGAGCAGATTAGGCAATAGGATGACAAAATAATCCACTGCACAATCCACCAAGTACCAGTATCACCAACATGAAAGCCCCATCAGTTCATTTACCATTGTGAGTGTCATGTGTGCATAATCAGGGGTAACGACCTACCATGCACCAGTAGACGCTGAGCCAATTTTCATGAATATGAGCATACACGCCTAATCTTAATTAGCACCTCTATTTATCCTAATAACAGAGGCAGACGGACAGGACACAAAACCGATGCGTACGGCGTACCTAACCTAATGCTACGATCAGATTTCAATTGAAACAGACCTGAACAAGCAAGTCTGAAGCCAAACAATTTA
The sequence above is drawn from the Panicum hallii strain FIL2 chromosome 7, PHallii_v3.1, whole genome shotgun sequence genome and encodes:
- the LOC112899000 gene encoding uncharacterized protein LOC112899000 isoform X1; amino-acid sequence: MFSGDWTPPCGSCCTKKYASLVQIPWRVFCKKGCNTDGDTWEECIGKCTEICYKDPVLEDRQWSAYIDRSPGQDSYSLECFNACVSGCGYRVGYIHTSPYPLCSLLLGLISFEIPTEKVEEIKPNRPSKPPPPEVKPTTGPDSAAGSREDVPCTSA
- the LOC112899000 gene encoding uncharacterized protein LOC112899000 isoform X2, translating into MFSGDWTPPCGSCCTKKYASLVQIPWRVFCKKGCNTDGDTWEECIGKCTEICYKDPVLEDRQWSAYIDRSPGQDSYSLECFNACVSGCGYRFEIPTEKVEEIKPNRPSKPPPPEVKPTTGPDSAAGSREDVPCTSA
- the LOC112899000 gene encoding uncharacterized protein LOC112899000 isoform X3 codes for the protein MFSGDWTPPCGSCCTKKYASLVQIPWRVFCKKGCNTDGDTWEECIGKCTEICYKDPVLEDRQWSAYIDRSPGQDSYSLECFNACVSGCGYRVGLRSQQRRLKRSSPTGRPSRRLLK